From Neomonachus schauinslandi chromosome 12, ASM220157v2, whole genome shotgun sequence, the proteins below share one genomic window:
- the LOC110582903 gene encoding probable inactive serine protease 58 produces the protein MVEPHQISELGDTKEVEPVEFTFALAFDPDYLNGITPPYLVYLKSDYLPCVGVLIHPLWVITAAHCNLPKLQVMLGITNPSNDNEKNIQVVGHVKMIHHPYFSITSIEHDLMLIKLRESVELNDYVQLVNLPEEPVHEETMCMVSTWAYNLCDDSKGPDSLQNVNISIIYRSECLEAYKTYRIQESMLCLGIVPGRRLPCKEVTAAPAVCNGVLQGILTFLDGCVLRADVGIYTRIFKYMPWIRNTMDNY, from the exons ATGGTAGAACCTCATCAAATTTCTGAATTGGGAGATACTAAAGAAGTAGAACCTGTAGAGTTTACAT TTGCTCTGGCTTTTGATCCAGATTACCTAAATGGCATCACTCCCCCATACCTGGTCTACTTGAAATCTGATTACTTGCCCTGTGTTGGAGTTCTGATACACCCCCTTTGGGTGATCACAGCTGCACACTGTAACTTACC AAAGCTTCAGGTGATGTTGGGGATTACAAATCCATCAAACGACAATGAAAAGAATATACAAGTAGTTGGCCATGTGAAGATGATCCATCATCCATACTTCTCAATCACTTCTATTGAGCATGACCTCATGTTAATCAAGCTGAGAGAAAGTGTTGAACTCAATGACTATGTGCAACTGGTCAACCTGCCTGAAGAACCTGTCCATGAAGAAACCATGTGCATGGTCTCCACGTGGGCCTATAACCTATGTGATGACT CCAAGGGGCCCGACTCACTGCAGAATGTGAACATCTCCATAATCTACAGGAGTGAGTGCCTCGAGGCCTATAAAACTTACAGGATCCAAGAAAGTATGCTGTGCCTGGGCATTGTTCCAGGAAGGAGGCTGCCCTGCAAG GAAGTCACAGCTGCCCCAGCAGTCTGCAATGGGGTACTTCAAGGGATATTGACTTTTTTAGATGGATGTGTTTTGAGAGCTGATGTTGGCATCTATACCAGAATCTTTAAGTACATGCCCTGGATTAGAAATACAATGGACAACTACTGA
- the LOC110582950 gene encoding probable inactive serine protease 58, translated as MVYLQSSSEPCVGSLIHPQWVLTAAHCPLPVKIRLGVYQPSVRNKKEQIRNYSQIIPAPEFKAQSLENDLMLIKLSKAAVLNSHVGTIAISMEPLALNDSCFIPTWTWNEYKNLSDPDILTWINQPSHPFDDCRNMAGQRMAVHIMCVGQPLNIISKAKEVSAAPAICDGRLHGILSWDKGSVTLGSEGFFTEVHHYARWIMKTINTH; from the exons ATGGTCTATCTGCAGTCCAGTTCAGAACCCTGTGTGGGATCTCTCATTCACCCTCAATGGGTACTGACGGCTGCCCACTGCCCCTTACC TGTCAAAATCCGACTGGGAGTCTATCAACCCAGCGTCAGAAATAAGAAAGAGCAGATACGGAATTACTCACAGATTATCCCCGCCCCTGAGTTCAAGGCGCAGTCACTGGAGAATGACCTGATGCTGATAAAACTCTCCAAGGCTGCTGTACTCAACTCCCATGTGGGGACCATAGCCATATCTATGGAGCCCTTAGCACTTAATGATTCCTGCTTTATCCCAACCTGGACTTGGAATGAATACAAAAACC ttaGTGACCCTGACATCCTGACTTGGATAAACCAACCTTCTCATCCCTTCGATGACTGCAGGAATATGGCAGGACAGAGAATGGCAGTGCACATCATGTGTGTGGGACAACCTCTAAACATCATATCTAAAGCCAAG GAAGTCTCAGCTGCTCCAGCCATCTGCGATGGGAGGCTGCATGGAATCTTGTCCTGGGACAAAGGAAGTGTCACCCTGGGAAGTGAAGGGTTCTTCACAGAAGTTCATCACTATGCAAGATGGATCATGAAAACTATTAATACCCACTGA